Proteins from a genomic interval of Youhaiella tibetensis:
- a CDS encoding fumarylacetoacetate hydrolase family protein, with protein MRLATVNDSGAPRVGVIEGELIRLLPAQEGDMVTLIGRGKAEIERLVEAAPLDTIPLADAKLMAPIQRFGRDILCTGWNYWDHFEESRGKREGQDVDKPKAPTFFTKGPNTVIGPCDEIGLDPHISAKWDYEAEVAIVIGKRCRSVSKAEALDYVFGYTLANDVSQRDLQRRHGGQWLKGKSIDKTMPLGPFLVTGDELDVPEITLELTLNGETMQSAKLKQMAFPIAELVAELSFGMTLEPGDVIITGTPSGIGNAREPAIFLKPGDEMVVSATGLGQLRNRVVEADLHGTTDIPSMSETK; from the coding sequence ATGCGTCTTGCTACCGTCAATGACTCGGGTGCGCCGCGTGTCGGCGTGATCGAAGGCGAACTGATCCGGCTGCTGCCGGCCCAGGAGGGTGACATGGTCACCCTCATCGGGCGGGGCAAGGCCGAAATCGAGCGGCTGGTCGAAGCCGCGCCGCTCGATACCATCCCCCTGGCCGACGCCAAGCTGATGGCGCCGATCCAGCGCTTCGGCCGCGATATCCTGTGCACCGGCTGGAACTATTGGGACCATTTCGAGGAAAGCCGCGGCAAGCGCGAGGGGCAGGACGTCGACAAGCCCAAGGCTCCGACGTTCTTCACCAAGGGCCCGAACACGGTGATCGGCCCCTGCGACGAGATCGGGCTGGACCCGCATATCTCGGCCAAGTGGGACTACGAGGCGGAAGTCGCCATCGTCATCGGCAAACGCTGCCGTTCGGTCTCCAAGGCCGAGGCGCTGGACTATGTGTTTGGCTACACGCTGGCCAACGACGTGTCGCAGCGCGACCTGCAGCGTCGCCATGGCGGGCAGTGGCTCAAGGGCAAGAGCATCGACAAGACGATGCCGCTCGGGCCATTCCTCGTCACCGGCGACGAACTGGACGTGCCCGAGATCACGCTGGAGCTGACGCTTAACGGGGAGACCATGCAGAGCGCCAAGCTCAAGCAGATGGCGTTCCCGATTGCCGAGCTCGTGGCCGAACTGTCGTTCGGGATGACGCTGGAGCCCGGCGATGTCATCATCACCGGCACGCCTTCGGGCATCGGCAATGCGCGCGAGCCGGCGATCTTTTTGAAGCCGGGCGACGAGATGGTGGTTTCGGCCACGGGCCTGGGGCAGTTGCGCAACCGCGTGGTCGAGGCCGATCTCCACGGCACGACCGACATTCCTTCGATGAGCGAGACCAAATGA
- a CDS encoding GntR family transcriptional regulator yields MAETSKTKKTKTGAPAGEKQSLVEQAYERIKEKVITLHFLPGQYLNEAAICAQLDLGRTPVHQALQRLHLEGLVEVLPRKGIIVQPDSLAEILKILDSRLTVEPELARSAARRVAAGEIDEDELSRLKAIATATDANVEPPDIAAFTSNDRWFHREIAALSGNPMMGDFSRMLHERSTRFWYLNLWQTIDVAATNRQHAYIADAVVAGKEEEAGAYMLAHIRALRDRLEKLQRSTPTPGRFPAE; encoded by the coding sequence ATGGCGGAGACTTCCAAGACCAAGAAGACCAAGACCGGAGCACCGGCGGGGGAGAAGCAATCACTGGTCGAACAGGCCTACGAGCGGATCAAGGAGAAGGTGATCACGCTGCACTTCCTTCCCGGGCAATATCTCAACGAGGCGGCGATCTGCGCGCAGCTCGATCTCGGGCGCACGCCCGTGCATCAGGCGCTGCAGCGCCTGCATCTGGAGGGGCTGGTCGAGGTGTTGCCGCGCAAGGGCATCATCGTGCAGCCGGACAGCCTGGCAGAAATCCTCAAGATCCTGGATTCGCGCCTGACGGTGGAACCCGAACTGGCGCGTTCGGCAGCGCGGCGCGTCGCGGCCGGGGAGATCGACGAGGACGAACTGAGCAGGCTCAAGGCGATCGCCACGGCGACCGACGCCAATGTCGAGCCGCCCGACATCGCGGCCTTCACCAGCAATGACCGCTGGTTCCATCGCGAGATCGCCGCCCTGTCGGGCAACCCGATGATGGGCGACTTCTCGCGCATGCTGCACGAGCGCTCGACGCGGTTCTGGTATCTCAACCTCTGGCAAACCATCGACGTGGCGGCGACCAACAGGCAGCATGCCTATATCGCGGACGCGGTGGTGGCGGGCAAGGAGGAAGAGGCGGGGGCCTATATGCTCGCCCATATCCGGGCGCTGCGCGACAGGCTCGAAAAACTGCAAAGGTCGACGCCGACACCCGGCCGGTTCCCGGCGGAGTAG
- a CDS encoding RidA family protein, with translation MKEQITSDKLAKPNGHFSQATTIEAKGKLVFISGMTARKADGTIAGIGDVEAQTRQVCENLKAAAEAAGGGLEDIVRVDVYVRNIEHFPIIHKVRAEYFKAPVPASTMVEVAKMVSHEYLIEISAIAVLPNG, from the coding sequence ATGAAAGAGCAGATCACCAGCGACAAGCTCGCGAAGCCGAATGGTCACTTCTCGCAGGCGACCACCATCGAGGCGAAGGGCAAGCTGGTCTTCATCTCGGGTATGACGGCCCGCAAGGCCGATGGCACCATTGCCGGCATCGGCGATGTGGAAGCCCAGACCCGTCAGGTCTGCGAGAACCTCAAGGCGGCCGCAGAGGCTGCCGGCGGCGGGCTCGAGGACATCGTGCGCGTGGACGTCTATGTGCGCAACATCGAGCACTTCCCGATCATCCACAAGGTGCGCGCCGAGTACTTCAAGGCTCCGGTGCCGGCTTCGACCATGGTCGAGGTCGCCAAGATGGTCAGCCACGAATACCTCATCGAAATCAGCGCCATCGCTGTCCTTCCGAACGGCTAA
- a CDS encoding Ldh family oxidoreductase, producing the protein MTAAPNEAVSAEALARAVAAIFEGCGVEADAAAIVAEDLVAADIEGVASHGVMLVPMYVERLKAGSVAKGSQGQVVSDNDAAVVIDAGDVLGQLTARQAVAIAIERAKKFGMATVAVRNAFHFGTAGRYARMMADAGAVGIVMSNTRPLMPATGGAQPLTGNNPLAIAVPSAGEYRPEVDMALSAVAMGKIRNAAAAGQSIPEGWAADKDGAPTTDPQKAIDGMLLPAAGPKGFGLAFMVDLLTGGLSGGNIGAEVNGLYGNMATPYRCSNLFIAIDVGHFAPEGQFEGRAKSELDRVSASRRAPGVERVFAPGELAYAARTGANGRAKVSPAAWKSLVETGASLGVDVQSYF; encoded by the coding sequence ATGACCGCCGCTCCCAACGAGGCGGTTTCGGCCGAGGCGCTGGCCAGGGCCGTCGCCGCGATCTTCGAAGGCTGCGGCGTCGAGGCCGATGCCGCTGCGATCGTTGCCGAGGACCTGGTGGCCGCCGATATCGAGGGCGTCGCCTCCCATGGCGTGATGCTGGTGCCGATGTATGTCGAGCGCCTCAAGGCCGGCTCGGTGGCCAAGGGCTCGCAGGGGCAGGTGGTTTCGGACAATGACGCGGCGGTCGTGATCGATGCCGGCGACGTCCTGGGCCAGCTGACGGCCCGCCAGGCCGTGGCCATCGCCATTGAGCGCGCAAAGAAGTTCGGCATGGCAACCGTCGCGGTGCGGAATGCCTTTCATTTCGGCACCGCCGGGCGCTATGCGCGCATGATGGCCGATGCAGGCGCCGTTGGCATCGTGATGTCCAATACGCGCCCGCTGATGCCGGCCACCGGCGGCGCGCAGCCGCTGACGGGGAACAATCCCCTGGCCATCGCCGTGCCGAGCGCCGGCGAATATCGGCCGGAAGTGGACATGGCGCTTTCCGCCGTGGCCATGGGCAAGATCCGCAATGCCGCCGCTGCGGGGCAGTCCATCCCCGAGGGCTGGGCTGCCGACAAGGACGGCGCGCCGACCACCGATCCGCAGAAGGCCATCGACGGCATGCTGCTGCCGGCCGCCGGCCCCAAGGGCTTCGGTCTCGCCTTCATGGTCGACCTGCTGACCGGCGGGCTTTCGGGAGGCAATATCGGGGCCGAGGTCAACGGCCTTTACGGCAACATGGCCACGCCCTATCGCTGCTCGAACCTCTTCATCGCCATCGACGTGGGGCACTTCGCGCCCGAGGGGCAGTTCGAGGGCCGGGCCAAGTCAGAACTCGATCGTGTTTCGGCTTCGCGCCGCGCGCCGGGTGTCGAACGCGTGTTCGCGCCGGGCGAGCTCGCCTATGCCGCCCGCACTGGCGCCAATGGTCGCGCCAAAGTTTCACCCGCCGCCTGGAAAAGCCTGGTCGAAACGGGTGCATCCCTGGGCGTCGACGTCCAGAGTTATTTCTGA
- a CDS encoding cupin domain-containing protein, with product MANDGLPVTPPGMPSLEEILIQSNDMPWRAKSLKGVHEKMLWRDEATGASVALIKFEKGASIPTPHLHASNQMMFCLSGHYEYTKTGVTLKAGSFYCNPKGNVHGPTLAHEDTVVVEIYDGPHYPVRPDWYDNDEDAR from the coding sequence GTGGCCAACGACGGACTTCCAGTGACGCCCCCGGGCATGCCCTCCCTCGAGGAAATTCTGATCCAGTCGAACGACATGCCCTGGCGGGCAAAGTCGCTCAAGGGCGTGCATGAGAAGATGTTGTGGCGCGACGAGGCGACCGGCGCTTCGGTGGCGCTGATCAAGTTCGAGAAGGGCGCCAGCATTCCGACGCCGCACCTGCATGCGTCCAACCAGATGATGTTCTGCCTTTCGGGCCATTACGAATACACCAAGACCGGCGTAACGCTCAAAGCCGGCTCGTTCTACTGCAACCCCAAGGGCAATGTGCACGGGCCGACCCTTGCGCATGAAGATACCGTCGTCGTCGAGATCTATGACGGCCCGCACTACCCGGTGCGCCCGGATTGGTACGACAATGACGAGGATGCCCGCTGA
- a CDS encoding SDR family NAD(P)-dependent oxidoreductase, producing MKATFDATGDVIVITGGANGIGRALALTASRAGAQVVVCDMNEDAMASLRAEAPAIATRKLDVSDRAAVSATFAGIEAEFGSIDGLVCGAAIQPRTQIHEMDPSEWEKVIAVNLNGVVWCYQAAIGGMIKRRRGSIVAFSSGLAHQGWAKASAYAATKAGLIAFLKSAGKEVAEHRVKVNVIWPGVIDTPQYRNANPGAEGDSWKNTLGVGSPEDVVGPLMFLLSDAATMSASVLSRDMAYTRDEE from the coding sequence ATGAAAGCAACGTTCGATGCCACTGGCGATGTGATCGTCATTACCGGCGGGGCCAACGGCATCGGACGCGCGCTGGCGCTGACGGCCTCCAGGGCCGGCGCGCAGGTCGTGGTCTGCGACATGAATGAAGACGCGATGGCGAGCCTTCGGGCAGAAGCGCCCGCCATTGCCACCCGCAAGCTCGACGTTTCGGACCGCGCGGCAGTTTCGGCGACGTTTGCCGGCATCGAAGCCGAGTTCGGCTCGATCGATGGGCTCGTCTGCGGCGCAGCCATCCAGCCGCGCACGCAGATCCACGAAATGGACCCTTCCGAATGGGAGAAGGTCATCGCGGTCAACCTCAATGGCGTGGTCTGGTGCTACCAGGCGGCCATCGGCGGCATGATCAAGCGGCGGCGCGGGTCGATCGTGGCGTTCTCTTCCGGTCTCGCCCATCAGGGCTGGGCCAAGGCCTCGGCCTATGCGGCGACCAAGGCGGGGCTGATCGCCTTCCTCAAGAGCGCCGGCAAGGAAGTGGCCGAGCACCGGGTCAAGGTCAACGTGATCTGGCCGGGCGTCATCGACACCCCGCAATACCGCAACGCCAATCCGGGCGCGGAAGGCGACAGCTGGAAGAACACGCTTGGCGTCGGTTCTCCCGAGGACGTGGTGGGGCCGCTGATGTTCCTGCTCTCGGACGCCGCGACGATGAGCGCGTCAGTCCTGAGCCGCGACATGGCCTACACCCGTGATGAAGAATAA
- a CDS encoding FAD-dependent monooxygenase, whose product MKPVLVVGAGPVGLMTALALKFYGIEFRSFEEDNAFSSDTKAGTILTRTVEAFRRYGVDKAVLSKALRLDEIGEIERATNKRRASVMTENLFDETRFPFVLNIPQHHLEPILAEGLEDLPEGWVNLKHKLIDFTQNEDGVVARFETPEGIEEVEGSYLLACDGGRSTVRTQLGIEVEGVSLDVRYMLVDIKVDLDKANPRDYPYLAYFADPAEWMILVRQPHCWRFLFPLAPGAEEATREELEAKVRHFVGDVTSLEVLNTVIYRVHHRIASKWRNDRVFLMGDAAHLITPMWALGLNTGVLDAINLPWRLAWVLRGWADDSLLNGYEREQQPLAAHGSGEMAEAARKLMGGETGEAKAMSGTDWANAMTRSLLGVKVDAEGAGDWSIVKTERTALRVGDRIADIPVFDGQGGRKYLHDLCDDSFAALYFTDVRRRPDIPADTLPGLRSYVVSRWDAPLDSGLRDRALLDIGNKVRDKLGLGEDVVVLLRPDDHVAAILPMASADIEGLYKTIIGRK is encoded by the coding sequence ATGAAGCCAGTTCTGGTTGTCGGGGCGGGTCCGGTGGGTCTGATGACCGCGCTGGCGCTCAAATTCTACGGCATCGAATTCCGCTCGTTCGAGGAAGACAATGCCTTCTCGTCCGACACCAAGGCCGGTACGATCCTGACGCGCACGGTGGAAGCCTTCCGCCGCTATGGCGTGGACAAGGCAGTGCTCTCCAAGGCCCTGCGCCTGGACGAGATCGGCGAGATCGAGCGCGCCACCAACAAGCGTCGCGCTTCGGTCATGACCGAGAACCTCTTTGACGAGACGCGGTTTCCGTTCGTCCTCAACATTCCCCAGCACCACCTGGAGCCGATCCTGGCCGAGGGGCTGGAAGACCTGCCGGAAGGCTGGGTCAACCTAAAGCACAAGCTGATCGACTTCACCCAGAACGAAGATGGCGTCGTCGCCCGCTTCGAGACGCCCGAGGGCATCGAGGAAGTCGAGGGCTCTTATCTTCTCGCCTGCGACGGCGGCCGCTCGACGGTGCGCACGCAGCTCGGGATCGAGGTCGAGGGCGTGTCGCTCGACGTGCGCTACATGCTGGTCGACATCAAGGTCGACCTCGACAAGGCCAATCCGCGCGACTACCCGTACCTGGCCTATTTCGCCGATCCGGCCGAGTGGATGATCCTGGTGCGCCAGCCGCATTGCTGGCGGTTCCTGTTCCCGCTGGCGCCGGGGGCCGAGGAGGCCACGCGCGAGGAGCTGGAGGCCAAGGTGCGCCACTTCGTGGGCGACGTGACCTCGCTCGAAGTGCTCAATACCGTCATCTATCGCGTCCATCACCGCATCGCTTCCAAGTGGCGCAACGACCGCGTGTTCCTGATGGGCGATGCCGCACACCTCATCACCCCGATGTGGGCGCTGGGACTCAATACCGGCGTGCTCGACGCCATCAACCTGCCGTGGCGCCTGGCATGGGTGCTGCGCGGCTGGGCCGATGACAGCCTGCTCAACGGCTACGAGCGCGAGCAGCAGCCGCTGGCCGCGCACGGCTCGGGCGAAATGGCGGAAGCGGCGCGCAAGCTCATGGGCGGAGAGACCGGCGAGGCCAAGGCCATGTCGGGCACCGACTGGGCCAACGCCATGACCCGCTCGCTGCTGGGCGTGAAGGTCGATGCCGAGGGCGCCGGGGACTGGTCGATCGTCAAGACCGAGCGCACGGCGCTGCGCGTCGGCGACCGCATCGCCGACATACCGGTGTTCGACGGGCAGGGCGGGCGGAAATATCTCCACGACCTGTGCGACGACAGCTTTGCGGCGCTCTATTTCACCGACGTGCGCCGTCGCCCCGATATTCCGGCCGACACGCTGCCGGGGCTCCGGAGCTACGTGGTTTCGCGCTGGGACGCGCCGCTGGATTCGGGGCTGCGCGACCGTGCGCTGCTCGATATCGGCAACAAGGTCCGCGACAAGCTGGGCCTGGGCGAAGACGTCGTGGTGCTGCTGCGCCCGGACGACCATGTGGCGGCGATCCTGCCCATGGCCAGCGCCGACATCGAAGGCCTCTACAAGACCATTATCGGGCGGAAGTGA